The region AGATAAAAGATACAGCATATTTACAGTTATAACCCGCGTGTCCACGGCACGAAAATGAAAAAAAAGGGAGAGAAGAAAAGATATGCACGGAACGTCATCATATCCGGCGCGGATCGAAGGAATTCAAAGGGCACCCATCCTGCGCAAATCCAATTCGAACCTTTCCGCACTCGCGTTTCAAAAATGACGCCATTTATGATTTCCCTCGGACCGGAGGGAAGGCATCGCGCCTGGCCCACCACGTGTCCCCCGGCCACCACTAATCGCTCACCCACTTTACCTTAACCCACTGACCCCGAAGAGAAGAACCACCCCGTCGTCTCGTCGCCCACGCAGCACGACAATCACGACGACGCGGGGCGGTGGAAAACACAGAGACGACGAGACCGCTGCGCTGTTACTGGTAGCGTCACCCTTCTTTTCCGGCTCCGTTTCTTCCTTTTTtaccaaaaaaaagaagaagagttcGAAGGCCAGTGTCGATAATACATACAAATACAAAAGTAAAAAAGAAATGAGTAGGCGAGTCGACCGATACCAAGAAGATAGCGAGGTGGCGACATAAAATAAAGATAGAAACGGTTCGGGGCATAGTAGCCGGAAACGGGGAACGGTAGGCCGTCCCTCGATTCCGATTCATCGACCCAGAATCGGATTCGGGAACAAGGTCGGATTCAGTACGATTCGATGAAGATTCGGCGTCCCCGCAGCCTGCTCCTCGATTCAGGTTCGAGGATCCAACAGCCAAAACACGAGGCATAATTTACTCACGCCGTCGTTTCTTTTCTCAAGGACTCCTCGTTCTTCCTCCAGTCCATTAATTGCAAGAGATCCATTAACAGCAAGGAATGCTGATCGTCAGGGAGTCTTTATTTTTCAGGAACTGCGTTTCTCGACCCATGGTACCGTACCGGGTTCATCGTATCAAAATGGATTGGATCGCGTCCCCGCTATAAAAAAATCGTTCAAAAGATGTATACCTTCGTTGTACTCTATTTTTTTCAGCCACTGACCTCGTCCCTCGTTCCCGTTTCCTGTTCCCACAGTACCATAAACATGGCAACTATGGTTCGGGGGGAGCACCAAAGGCCAAAGGAAAAGAGCGGACGAAAAATTCGGAGTGCGGGAGGAGGGAAGCCGGCGCGGCGCAGGAGGTGGAGTGAAATGCGAGAAAGGGGAGGGGCGTGAGGCGACACTGCTTGCATTTGTTGTGCCCACGGACTTTGGCAGCCATTCAATGCTCCACCAAACGCTCATCCCTTCTTGCCTTGCCTTCTCCGCCTCCGCTTCCCCCGACCCTCTCCCCTTCGCCTcaaacgccaccgccgccgcccccgccgccgcgacCCACCTTCGCTCCTCAGCCATGCCGTCCTACGCGCACCACCACAGCTCTCTGGTAAGGAGGGAGGGAGATTACCGGggcgaaagagatagagagaaagagagaatCTTTTGTTGATTTTTATTATAAGTTTTCTTCGGACAAGACGGAAGAAAACGAgcgctctttctctttctctcgaCTTGTGGTTCTTGGTTCCTGGAATTGGGAATTTATGATTTTCCTGTGTGTATGTGTGCGCCTTCTTTTGGGCCGTGAAGGACGAGAGGATGGACGCCCTAAAGGGCAGTAGCCGCCAGGAGGAGACGCCCGACGAGGCCGCCGCCGAGGCGCCGGCGGCCTGGGGCTTCGCCGAGAGGGACGGCTTCTCCGTCGAGGACCTGCTGGACCTCGAGGAGTTTTGCGAGCCGGATAAGGACGGCGCCGACGAGCCCCAGGAGGCGCCGGCCGCCGACGTGAAGGAGGAGAAGTTGAACGACGGGCCCCAGCAGCCCGTCGTGTCGTATGAGCTCGCCCCTCCGGCGCCGCCCGCGCCGGAGATTGTTGACCTGCCGGTGAGGTTTCAAAGCAACTTTGACCGCTTCTCGCGGCTTTTTCCAGGCTTTTGTCGTACGTGGTGAATTAATTATTTCTTGCTGCCTTGCTGTGTATTTCCGCAGGCGCATGACGTCGAGGAGGAGCTCGAGTGGGTGTCCCGTATCATGGACGACTCGCTCTCCGAGCTGCCCCCGCAGCCGGCGCCGTCCGCGTCGATGATGGCGTCGTTGGCGGCACGCCCGCCGCAGCGCCGGCTGCCGCTGCCGCAGCGGCACCCACAGGACGGAGCGTACCGTGCTCTGCCGTCCATGTCCGACCCTATGCGGACTCCGACCATATGCGCGCTGTCGACGGAGGCGCTTGTTCCCATCAAGGCGAAGCGCAGCAAGCGCTCTAGGGCGTCGGGGTGGTCGCTCTCTGGGCCCACGCCGGACTCCACTTCGTCctcgtcgaccaccaccacctcctcgtgctcctcgtcggCGTCCTTCTCGCCCTACTTCCTGATGGACTCGACCCACTTCGGCGCCTCGGAGCTCATGGAGGAGTACAACATCCTCCCGCCGCCGCCCAAGAAGTCCAAGCACGGTAAGAGCAGCAAGCAAAAGGCCAAGAAGCGTGGCCGCAAGCCCAAGAACCTCCCTGCCCACCCGTCCAGCGCCATGGAGGCCGCCACCCAGAGCGACCGGCGCTGCAGCCACTGCGGCGTGCAGAAGACCCCGCAGTGGCGCGCGGGGCCGGAGGGCGCCAAGACGCTGTGCAACGCGTGCGGCGTCCGCTACAAGTCCGGCCGGCTCCTCCCCGAGTACCGCCCGGCGTGCAGCCCGACGTACGTGAGCAGCGTCCACTCCAACTCCCACCGCAAGGTGCTCGAGATGAGGCGCAAGAAGGAGGACGGCCCTCTCACAGTCACCGCCACCGCGCCCGCCGTGGCGTCGTTCTAGCTCGCTCGCTGGCTAGCTGGCCACTCCGTCCGCGGTGGCTGTACATTTTCCCGCCCGTATCAGTCTTTGTACTACCGTACTCGAACCTTTTTTTCTTCCATTTCTCTGCTAGTATCATCATCATCCGAGTAGTTCCGTTTGGAGATTAATTAGAGTCCAGCAGGTTTAGGTCATGTTAGGTTTTAGGAATTCGGCTCCTCCAACTCCACCTTCATTAGTCTGTTAGGGCACTAAGTACTGCTACAGCAGCAGCAGTGCAGCACTAGCTCAGAACTTTATTTCCAGCTTTGTCCGAAGGAGTTTTTCTATGAGCTAGCATGTGTTTGCTAGTGTAGTGTAAATCAATGGCGGTGCTTAGTTTTTACTATCATCATGGTTGAAGAAACCTAGAACCAACCTTCCCTTTGGGGTGAAGGAAAAGAGGAGAGACGGGTAGAGAGCAACGTGCCGGCGAACCAACCGGGTGCCTGATGCGTGCACCCTTGGATACATCACATGGTGTTGTCACATGTAACAGCATGATGCATGCTTAGTTAGGAGCAGAGCAGACGGTTGAGGGCTCAGGACAGCGAGAGGTAGAAGTAGATGGGTGCTGCAAGCAACCACGCTCCGCTGTCTGTTTCGTGTAAGAGCAGGAATGGAGCTGAGAAGTTCTTGTTCATGGATGGCCCTGTTAATTTTCCCAATCACCAATGAATCATGCAGCGGTGTGGCCCTTCGCAGTGTGTAGTCGTATCTGCCTACCCTGAGCCATAACTGTTTGAAAAGACGAACCATTACTACTATGGCCAGGAGGCGCCCCTGTCTTTTTGGCTCAGTTTATCGGCTTCCGTGCCTGCTCTGTTCGTGTACTCCTACATAGCTTTGGACCTTGCATGCACTGAGATGCTTCTCCCTCGTGATTCAGTACCGCCATGTCCCCGTGCGATGGTTTGAAATTTCCACGGCGCGGCGAGATTTTTTCTCTCCGGCCGGCCGGCACTGTTGGTGACAGCAGCGATGCGTGGTGCACTCGGACTGGGACCCCAGCGGCCCCAACTTATTTCCGACCTAACCAGAACCAGAGGCCGTAATCGTAATGGGGCACTGACGTGGTGACCGCGACCGGCGCCTTGCCTCGCTTTGCGCTGCACCACCCGGCTCCGGCGCCCACTTGGCCCGGCAGCCAACGCCCCTGGAGCGCCGGCCCCACTTGCCCCCCACACTAACCTCATGCCGTCTTATCTTAACCACGCACGCGATGGCTTTAGTTTGATCCTTACTTTCATTCTGCTCCGTCTtcgtttcttctctctcccaggacTAAATCCATCTTGGATTTTAGAGTACTTTCTTTGTGTTTATCTCTGGCTGCTGTTCTGCTTAATTGCGCATCTATTGTCATGCCCTGTGGACACAGGACCGCAGCAGAGCCTGACAGTACCTGCATATACTCTTGAGGAGGAGTATAAGTATGGGGAGGTGCATGTGCTGTGAACTCCTGTTCATGGGCCGCCTGAGCCGAAAAACCCGGCATCTGGGCCGTGGCCCGAAAGCCCGGAGAAACCACAAAGTGGAAAAAATATTTTATTCGAAAATAGGCATATTTTTTTAATATCCTCAAAATGATTATTTTAATTGAGAAACTATACTGTTTGTGTGTTTCGGGAAAGGCCAGGCTTGGGTTTGGGATTTTGAGTTCGGGCTTTGTCAAGCCCGGCAAAAAACATGAACCGACCCAGAGGATGATCAAGTCTACTGCAAGCTCAGCCCCAAAAAATGGCAATCGATGTCTAGTCTGAGGCTCAAGTTTGCCATGCCAAGGCCTCTTTGTTTTGCTTGATTTTAAGAAAACCACTAAATAGTGAAAATGCATGCGCACAATGCAAATTGCCCGGGAAACCTACAAGAGCAGAATCTATGTGATGTTTTTCCTACGGAAAACCATATAATTTCATAGTAGAGTGAACTTGATCAAGCTGTATAAAAAACATATGAATTGATGGGAAATTTTCTTGGCAGGTTAGACTCAATAATAATTAAACTGGGTGGAATATGGTGTGTTTTTAGCCTTTTGATCTATATATCATCAAACAACCAAAGAACATTTTCCAAGGACATGAATCCTACGCAGTGTAGATGCTTGGTCCAAATCGTTTCTTGGAAAAGATCTATTTTCCAATATTAAAATATGCTTTGAACCACATGTTCCTTGCATTGTGACTGTTTGGATCAAATTTAAGTGCAAACATACCAATTTGAACTAATAAATAAAATATCCTCCCCCATTCTTACGTGTATTTCCTCTCTGTTAGGCACGATGCATGCTTTGGCATATATTTGTTGATATACCGTTACATATATGTGAACTTTATCCCATGTGCTGTAATCTACAGGTTGGTCGCTATTTTCGAAGTCCTTTGAGAAATAATTTTTGATAAATCAATCGTGTTGCACACAACTTACGAAAACAATTCTTAGTCTCATCATGTCCATGAGAAAGGGAGCGGCATGCCCACATATGGTGTGATGTGTCGTCCTTGTTAATTCTACATTAACCTATTATGTGGGTCTGATCTTTCAGGGCGAGGATGTAACTTTAAGGGGTTCTTGGATTAAAAGgtttctcaaaaataattttaaAGGATTATAACCCTTAGGAATTTTCTACGTGGGTTGTTTGATCCATGTGATTGCAAACCATCACAACTTTTTCTTTGGATTCACATGCACAAGATTTCATAGGAAATTTTTCATCCACTTCAATCTCTTGCAAAAGATTTCTTCCGTGGTCCAATCAAGCAAACTAAGAGCTCATTCGGTTGGCATTTTTTCGGATGACTATTATAAGATTTTGACCCGCAATTTCTTTTATGTGAAACATTCATTTTTGCAGAATAGAAGACTATATTCCTTAGGATTGTGTTCATCTTGACCCGATACCTGCATATTCTTAGCAGTAGGTGAGAGCTCATGGAAATTTTCCGGGTTGGGGAGGGCATCCTAATCCCTTACTTTTCCTATTTCTTTGATttgaaaatcctagaaaataatgtAGGTTTCACATGATCAAGGAACTGCTATCCTATGTTTGCCATATTCCTGCGGTTTTAGGGCATCTTTGGTTCTACGAGTTCTCAAAGGAATTCCGTACTATTCCAACCAAGATGAATTTATCATTTAGAGTCTATTCGATAAGAAATAAATTTGTCAAGATCGTATGGATTGCTTTTTCTACAACACCGTTCCATATGATTCCTAACGAGAGGTAGACCCTTGTAGAAAAAAAAACCTTTTGATTCTCTCACAACTTTGTGATGCACCGGGATTCGACTAGGATACATGGTCTTCATGAATTGGAGGGGCAAAGGGGAAGAATagagaagaacacaaggaacacatGGGGATGCCTAGGATAGC is a window of Triticum dicoccoides isolate Atlit2015 ecotype Zavitan chromosome 2B, WEW_v2.0, whole genome shotgun sequence DNA encoding:
- the LOC119365052 gene encoding GATA transcription factor 5-like; its protein translation is MLHQTLIPSCLAFSASASPDPLPFASNATAAAPAAATHLRSSAMPSYAHHHSSLDERMDALKGSSRQEETPDEAAAEAPAAWGFAERDGFSVEDLLDLEEFCEPDKDGADEPQEAPAADVKEEKLNDGPQQPVVSYELAPPAPPAPEIVDLPAHDVEEELEWVSRIMDDSLSELPPQPAPSASMMASLAARPPQRRLPLPQRHPQDGAYRALPSMSDPMRTPTICALSTEALVPIKAKRSKRSRASGWSLSGPTPDSTSSSSTTTTSSCSSSASFSPYFLMDSTHFGASELMEEYNILPPPPKKSKHGKSSKQKAKKRGRKPKNLPAHPSSAMEAATQSDRRCSHCGVQKTPQWRAGPEGAKTLCNACGVRYKSGRLLPEYRPACSPTYVSSVHSNSHRKVLEMRRKKEDGPLTVTATAPAVASF